ATAGTCGTCGCGTTTTCCACGCTCACAACAATCTCACGGTTTCACTCAAAGGCTGATCAGTAGTAAGAAAGGATAATATATTAAGGTGTTTACCAACGTTACAAAAGCCCCGGCTTTGACGAACTCCTTGAAAGACAGGGTTGTCCTATATTTCGACTCAAGATATTCCATGATGATTATATTAGATGCTGCGCCCAGCGGCATCAGATTTCCAGCAATAGTTGACATTGATGCGAGAGTGAGCCATTCAGGAATATTGCTCCCAGTGCAGCCAATGGTTTTCAAATAACCGATATACAAGTTTACGAAGGGCACGTTGCTGAGGACTTGGCTTATCAGTAATGATGAAAGAGTTATCGAGACTACTGATAAATTAGAGCCGCAACCCCCCATGGAGAAAAAGTCTAGGACTGGTTGAATAATACCGCTCCTCCAAATACCCTCGGTCGTAATGAACATGGTTATGAAGAACATTATAGTACCCCAGTCAACTTTTAGAAGCGAGTCCCGGGGGCTTGTAGTGAAGACGTAGATTCCCGCGGCAATAATGAACGGAATGAAGCCTTTCCCGCTAATGTGCGGGAGTCCATACAAGGCTAGGAAATCGTTGAGAACGAGCGCGATGACTGCTACGACAAGACCTATAAGGGCTAGCATGGCGTCTCTTCTAGATTTTAAATGCTCTGAAGGGATTGACGTTAGTACAACACTCTCGTTTCTAATACCGTAAATCTTAATCAATACTAGGGGAGTTACTACAAGGTTTATCATTGTTGGAATAGTTAGGTAGTACATGAAGACTGGGAAAGGGGCTTGGAGTCCACTATTAATGCTTATCAACATGTTCTGAGGATTCCCTATAGGCGTCATTACCGAGCCTATTGTTAAAGAGAAAGCGAGCAGTATGAACGAAAAGGAGAGCGGTAATCCTGCAACCCGTGAAACCGTGTATGCGATAGAGGGCCCCATTAATGCAACAGTATCGTTAACGGTGAAAGCTGCTAGTAATCCATAGAGAATTGAAGAGCCAAGGATTAGACCATACCGGCTTCTAAACCTAGAGATGAAAGCGTAGGAAATGTATTCTAGGAGCCCTGAGGACTCTGCCAGCCCGACTATACTGAACATTCCGATGAGGAATAGAATAACGTTTAAGTCGATTATAACCCCGAGCTCATCCCATGAGACAAGTCCTGTTAAAACACTAATGAATGATGCGAAAGCCATGAAGCTCCAAATAGGGATTCTGAGAAGTCTCGTCCTTGCGACTAAGGGTAGAATTATCAGTGCTACTAGTGTGGCACCTATTATCTGTTGGAACCCTAAATCCATATGCAAAACCCTTCAGCAAACCCTGTTGCCCGTTTAATCTTCTAATCACTAAGTTTTATGAAGACTCGGAGAAATTTAAAACAATCTTTAGCCTCCTACTCTAACACTCACGTGGGTGTACGAGAGGAAATACTTGGAGAGCAAGCAGACACTCTTACTTGAATAATAAAGCAATGAAAGCTCAGAGCGTGGAGAAGCCGTTTATTGAATTCTCTGCTCCGTGCGAGAAATCACTGTGAAGACTTGCCCCTGGCGATCCATTCCTTCCTATACTTCCACATAGAGGGGGGAGTCCAAAGTATCCATGCTGGAATAGCCTTGATAAACTCGTACGCCTCCTCCCAGCTCTCCAGGCCCAGTTTCTCCGCAAGCTCTTCAAGACCCATAGGGGTTTTCAAATACTCTCTCAACACAGTCAGGACTTTTTCATCAATAACTATTTCCTTATCCCCTACTTTCACAACATATTCTGTAGCACTACTCATCTCAACCACCTTTAAACAGCGTAATCCAACCCTGATAATCGTTATCAAGGTTTAAAATTATTGCTCCCTTACAAACCATTTTATACTGGTTAACGTATAATGATACTGGGGCGCAGCCACTATGAGCTTCCAAATACCTGTTGGAGAAGTGTGCGAGGAAGAGTTTAAAGTTCTTGATGTTCACGCGGCGAAACACGTTGGAAGCGGGGACGTATCCGTTCTTTCAACACCAAGCATGATCGGGTTCATGGAGAGTGTGGCTTTAAAATGTCTCCAGAAACACCTCCCCGAAGACTATACGAGCGTTGGGGTTCTCGTTAACGTTAAACACTTGAATCCAGCCCCATTGAACTCTATAGTGAAAGTGAAGGCTTCGATCATTAATGTTGAGGGAAGAAAGGTAGTGTTTAACGTTCAAGCAACATACAAGGATATGGTCATCGGTGAAGGAGTGCATGAAAGATTCATAGTTAACCGGAAAAAATTCGCTGACAAAATATTAGAGATAACATCCAAGTAGCAGGCGTCAATGGGGCCGCCGGGATTTGAACCCGGGATCACCGGCGCTCCGGGCTTACCTGGCCAGCGGGGTAATCACCCCAGGCCGGCATCCTAGCCAGGCTAGACTACGGCCCCTATCCTACATGAAAATATTATCGAAGATTTAAAACATTTTCATTTCTCACTCTCATTATTGAATACTTTCGCCCATGGGGTTTAGTATTTAAGTCTTCTGGCAAATAATACATTAATT
This is a stretch of genomic DNA from Thermosphaera aggregans DSM 11486. It encodes these proteins:
- a CDS encoding thioesterase family protein produces the protein MSFQIPVGEVCEEEFKVLDVHAAKHVGSGDVSVLSTPSMIGFMESVALKCLQKHLPEDYTSVGVLVNVKHLNPAPLNSIVKVKASIINVEGRKVVFNVQATYKDMVIGEGVHERFIVNRKKFADKILEITSK
- a CDS encoding SLC13 family permease — protein: MDLGFQQIIGATLVALIILPLVARTRLLRIPIWSFMAFASFISVLTGLVSWDELGVIIDLNVILFLIGMFSIVGLAESSGLLEYISYAFISRFRSRYGLILGSSILYGLLAAFTVNDTVALMGPSIAYTVSRVAGLPLSFSFILLAFSLTIGSVMTPIGNPQNMLISINSGLQAPFPVFMYYLTIPTMINLVVTPLVLIKIYGIRNESVVLTSIPSEHLKSRRDAMLALIGLVVAVIALVLNDFLALYGLPHISGKGFIPFIIAAGIYVFTTSPRDSLLKVDWGTIMFFITMFITTEGIWRSGIIQPVLDFFSMGGCGSNLSVVSITLSSLLISQVLSNVPFVNLYIGYLKTIGCTGSNIPEWLTLASMSTIAGNLMPLGAASNIIIMEYLESKYRTTLSFKEFVKAGAFVTLVNTLIYYPFLLLISL